The Streptomyces hundungensis genome contains the following window.
GGCCGACCACGAGCCCCTCGACCCCGGCACCGAGCGCGCGGATCCGGCCGGACAGTTCGAGCCCGGGCACGAAGGGCAGGGCCTCGACCCGGTATCCCACCGAACGCGCCTTGAGATCGGCGAAGTTGACGCCGACGTACGCGACGTCGATGCCCACCTCGCCCGGCCCCGGCGCCGGAACCTCCGTCTCCACCAGCCGGAGCACCTCGGGACCACCGAACTCGTCGAACCTGATCGCACGCATGACGCCACTTCCCCGTAGCCGAATCACCAGCCGAAGCACCGGACGCCTTCGATAGTACGACGCTCATCGAACTAAGGCCAGCGCCGCCGCAGGCAAGGGGCTATGGCCCCAAGTGACCGTGAGGACAGGTCAGTTGGCGCCGCCGCCCGCGCGCACCAGGCCGGTCTCGTAGGCCAGGACCACGACCTGGACGCGGTCGCGCAGTTCGAGCTTGGTCAGGATGCGGCCCACATGGGTCTTGACGGTGGCCTCCGACAGGACGAGTCGGGCGGCGATCTCGCCGTTGGACAGGCCCTGCGCGACCAGCAGCATGACCTCGCGCTCGCGCTCGGTCAGCCGCTCCAGCTGGCGGTGCTCCGGCTCCTTGTTGCCGCTCGGCAGCATCGGCGCGAACCGGTCGAGCAGGCGCCGGGTCGTCGAGGGCGCGACCACCGCGTCCCCGCTGTGCACCGAGCGGATCGCGGCCAGCAGTTCGGCGGGCGGCACGTCCTTCAGCATGAAGCCGCTGGCACCCGCCTTCAGCCCGGAGAAGGCGTACTCGTCGAGGTCGAAGGTGGTCAGGATCAGCACCTTCGGCGGCTCGGGCGCCTCGCAGATGCGCCGGGTGGCCTCCACGCCGTCCAGGCGCGGCATACGCACATCCATCAGGACCACGTCGACGGCGGTCGCCCGCAGGATCTCGATCGCCTCCGCACCGTCGCCCGCCTCCGCGACGACCTCCATGTCCGGCTGGGCGGCGAGCACCATCCGGAATCCGGTGCGCAGCAGCACCTGATCGTCGACGAGCATCACGCGGATCGTCATCGTTGCCTCTCCATCAAGCCGTACAAGCAAGCCGTACAAGGGTCGAGCACTCGGTGCACACAGCGGCGCCCGTACGCGTACGAACACGTGCCCGGGCGCCTGTGCGGGCACGTACAGGAAATCAGGCGCCCGGTTTCAATGGGCCGGTTTGAGGGGCAGCAGGGCGCTGATGCGGAAGCCGCCGCCGGGGCGCGGGCCCGCGTCGAGGGTGCCGCCGACCATGCCGATGCGCTCACGCATGCCGATCAGGCCGTGGCCCTGGCCGTCCGCGCCGCCGTCCTCGTACATCTCGTGGGCGGCGCCCCGGCCGTCGTCCTCGACGAGGAGCCCAAGGCCGTCGTCGAAGTACACGAGGCGCACGCTGGCCCCCACGTCCGGGCCGCCGTGCTTGCGGGTGTTGGTGAGCGCCTCCTGCACGATCCGGTACGCCGTGAGCTCGACGCCGCTGGGCAGCGGGCGCGGGGTGCCCTCGATCTTGAAGTCGACGGTGAGGCCGGCCCCGCGGACCGTCTCGACCAGGTCCTCGATCTGCTGGACGTCGGGCTGCGGCACGTACTCACCCGCCTCCTGGTGCTCGCCCGTGCGCAGCACGCCGAGCAGCCGGCGCATCTCGGCGAGGGCCTGGCGCCCGGTCATCGAGATCGTCTCCAGGGCGGTCCTGGCCTGGTCGGGCGAGGTGTCCATCACATACGCCGCGCCGTCGGCCTGCACGACCATCACCGACACGTTGTGCGCGACCACGTCGTGGAGCTCGCGCGCGATGCGGGCCCGCTCGGCGGCGACCGCCACCTTGGCCTGCGCCTCGCGCTCCCGCTCCAGACGCGAGGCGCGCTCCTCCAGCTGCGCGAAGTACGCCTTGCGGGTGCGCATCGAGTCGCCGAGCACCCAGGCCAGCACGAAGGGGACCGTCATGATGACGACGAAGAAGATCCTCTCCGGTGTGCCGGTGGTGCCGCCGGCCATCTCCATCCATCGCATCTGGGCCACGGGCGCCGCGAAGAGCCCGCCGACGAGCGCGAGCCGTGAGGCCCACCGCTCGCCCGCCGAGGCCACGGTGTAGACGATGACCAGCATCGCGAAGTCCGCGGTCTGGGGATGGACGTTCAGGGCCACCTGGACCAGGCCGAGCCCGATCACGAGCAGCAGCATCTTCTCGGGCACCCTGCGCCGCAGCGCCACGACCGCGCCCATGCCGAGCGCCACCAGAGCCTGGATGCCCCAGGCCGCCTGCCTCGGATGCGCCGGCGTCTCCACGATTTGCAGGCAGGAGAACCCGACCAGGATGACCGCCCAGAAGGTGTCGACCCCGGTCGGGTGTCTGCGGATGAAGTCATAGAGGCGCTGCACGTAACCCAGCGTAGGGAAGCCGGATAGGTGCAGGGGTCAACCGCCGGGGCGATCCTGACCCCGGCGGCGTACTCCCCAAGGTGGAGACTTGGGCACGTGACGGATGAGACGTGTCAGCAGCCCGCTGGTGGGAGCGGTTCGGGGAGCGGCGTGGGAGGAGCGGGAGCGGAGGCGTCCCGTGCGGGGTGTGGGGCGCCCGGCTCGGGTGACGAGCCCCGGGGGTGGCGCGCGGCGGCGGAGGAAGCGCTCTACGGCGACGGCGGCTTCTATCTGCGCCCCGAGGGGCCCGCCGGACACTTCCGTACGTCGGTGCACGCCTCGCCCCTCTTCGCGGGCGCTGTCGCCCGCCTCCTGACGGAGGTCGCGGCCGGGCTCGGACCCGGGCCGGTCGACTTCGTCGACATGGGGGCCGGGCGCGGGGAGCTGCTCACCGGGGTGCTCGCCGCGCTGCCGGCCGACTTCCCCGTCCGGGCGTACGCCGTCGAGCGTGCGGCCCGGCCCGCCGGGCTCGACGAGCGGATCGACTGGCGCGCCTCGATGCCCCGGGGCGTGCGCGGGCTGCTCTTCGCGAACGAGTGGCTCGACAACGTGCCGGTGGAGGTGGCCGAGGTCGATCCCGACGGGGTGGTCAGGCTCGTACGGGTACGTCCCGACGGTACGGAGACGCTGGGCGAGCCGGTGTCGGGCGCGGACGCGGCGTGGCTCGCGCGCTGGTGGCCGCTGACCGAGCCGGGCACCCGGGCGGAGATCGGGCGCCCGCGGGACGCGGCGTGGGCGGCGGCGGTGTCCTCACTGGAGGCGGGGCTCGCGGTGGCGGTCGACTACGCGCACGTGCGGGGGGCGCGGCCGCCGTTCGGGACGCTGAGCGGGTTTCGCGACGGGCGGGAGGTCGCGCCCGTGCCGGACGGGTCCTGCGACATCACTGCGCATGTCGCGCTCGACGCGTGCGCGTTGCCGGGGGCGGAGCTGGTGTCCCAGCGCGAGGCGCTGGGCCGCCTGGGGGTCTCCGGCGGCCGGCCCCCTCTGTCGCTGGCGTCCTCCGACCCCGCGGCGTACGTACGGGCTCTCGCCCGGGCGGGCGAAGCAGCAGAGCTGACCTCCCGCTCCGGCCTGGGCACCTTCACCTGGCTACTCCAGCCCGCCACCCCTGGGGCTCCGCCCCAGACCCCGACGCGTTCACCCACCCACCCGCCCGTGACGGGGGTTGGATAGCCCGGACCCCTGGGGCTCCGCCCCAGACCCCATATCGCGCCTGAACGGCGCTCGTCCTCAATCGCCGGACGGGCTGAGGCGGCCGATGCGGGCCCGCACCAGTGCCGCTAGGGGCGCGGGGAACTGCGCGAGAAGCGGGCACGGTCCGCAGCCAAAAGCCCCTGGGGCTCCGCCCCAGACCCCGTTCGCGCCTAAAGGGCGCTCGTCCTCAATCTCCCCCAAGGCCTTAAGGGCCAGGGGGGACCCCCATGACAGGCTGAAGATGCCTGCACTGGCCAGCACCGAGCACTTAAGGGGCGCGAGGAACTGCGCGACCAGCCACGCACGGCCCGCGGACGAAAGGGGGTTCAGGGGCGCGGGGAACTGCGCAGAGGAGGGAGCCGCCCCCGCCCCGACCCGGCGCAGGCGCCAGCCCCCCGCAGGGGATACTGGCCCCATGACGGAGACGACGGTCGGCATCGGCGGCGGAGCGGAGAGCACCGACATGGTGCTCAACATCGGCCCCCAGCACCCCTCCACCCACGGAGTGCTACGCCTGAAGCTCGTGCTGGACGGCGAACGCATTCAGCAGGCCGAGCCGGTCATCGGCTACATGCACCGCGGCGCGGAGAAACTCTTCGAGGCCCGCGACTACCGCCAGATCGTGATGCTGGCCAACCGCCACGACTGGCTCTCCGCGTTCTCCAACGAGCTCGGCGTCGTGATGGCCGTGGAGCGGATGCTCGGCATGGAGGTCCCCGAGCGTGCCGTGTGGACCCGCACCCTGCTCGCCGAGCTGAACCGCGTCCTGAACCACCTGATGTTCCTCGGCTCGTATCCGCTGGAGCTCGGCGGCATCACCCCCGTCTTCCACGCCTTCCGCGAGCGCGAGGAGCTCCAGGCGGTCATGGAGGAGATCTCCGGCGGCCGCATGCACTACATGTTCAACCGGGTCGGCGGCCTCAAGGAGGACCTCCCGCTGGGCTGGCTCGGCCGGGTGCGGCACGCCGTCGCCTCGGTGCGTTCGCGCATGGACGTGTACGACGGGCTCGTGCTCGGCAACGAGATCTTCCGGGCCAGGACCAGGAACGTCGGCGTGCTGCCCGCCGAGGCCGTGCACGCGTACGGCGTGAGCGGCCCCATCGCCCGCGCCTCCGGCGTCGACTTCGACCTGCGGCGCGACGAGCCGTACCTCGCGTACGGCGAGCTGCAAGACACCCTGAAGGTCGTCACCCGCACCGAGGGCGACTGTCTGGCCCGGTTCGAGTGCCTCCTGGAGCAGACCCACAACGCGCTCGACCTCGCCGACGCCTGCCTGGACAGGATGGCGGGGCTCCCCCCGGGGCCGATCAACCAGCGCCTGCCCAAGGTCCTCAAGGCGCCCGAGGGCCACACGTACGCCTGGACCGAGAACCCCCTCGGTGTCAACGGCTACTACCTGGTCAGCAAGGGCGAGAAGACCCCGTACCGGCTGAAGCTGCGCTCGGCCTCGTACAACAACATTCAGGCGCTCGCGGTCCTGCTGCCCGGGACCCTGGTCGCGGACATGGTGGCGATCCTGGGGTCGCTGTTCTTCGTCGTGGGTGACATCGACAAGTAGGGGCCCGCAGCACCCCGGGGCACGGGGCGCGCCACCCCCGTCGGCACGGGTCCCCCCAACTGGCCGCCGCCTGCGGTCAGTTGGCCCAGTGGCCGCGGGCCGCCGCGAGGACGAAGCCGGGGCCGAACGCGATGACCAGGCCTGGCGCGCCGTCCGCCGGCGGTGTGGTGGCCGCCGTGCGGGCCAGGACGTCCAGGACCGCCGAGCCGCCCAGGTTGCCGTTGTGGGCGAGGCTCTCCCAGGCGTGCCGCAGGTCGGTGGCGTCCAGGGCGAGGCCCGCCGCGGTGTCGTCCAGGATGCGCGGGCCGCCGGGGTGCACCACCGCGAAGTCGAGCGGGCGGCCGTCGAGCCACTTGGCGAGTTCGGGCAGGCAGTCGTTGAAGGCGGCGGTCGCCGCGCGGGTCGAGTCGAAGTGCAGGCCCGCGCCGCTGAGCCGGCCGCGGTAGCGGTCGGAGCTGTCCGGCAGCACATACTCCATGACGTCCTCGACGACGAAGCTCGGGCCGTCCCAGGCCGGGCGCCCGGAGACCACCGTGGCGGCGGCGCCGTCCCCGAACAGCACCTTGTAGACCATCGATTCGAGGCTGGTGTCCTCGTGGTTGTACGTCGCCGCCGACAGGCACTCCGCGGTGACGACCAGGACGTTCGCGCCGGGGTGCGCGGCGATGTCCTGGTGGGCGCGGACCAGTCCCTGGGCGCCGCCCGCACAGCCGAGCGTGGCCAGCGGATGGCGCCGCACGGCGGGCGGCAGCCCGAGCGCGCCGACCAGGTGGACGTCGAGGGAGGGCACGGTCCAGGACGTGGTGTGGCTGGTTACGATCGCGTCGATGTCCGAGGGCCGCAGCCCCGTCGCGGCCAGCGCCCGGCGTCCCGCCTCGGTGGCCAGCTCCAACGCGTCTTCGTAAGCAGTCCTGTTGCGCTCCTCGACCATGGCGTTTCCGGCCACTGTTGGCGCGTTCAGGGGCCGGGTGAAGTTACGGGTCCGCACGGTGGTCGCCCGGGCGACCCGCAGCATCGCCTCCAGACGCGGCAGATCGGGGTGGGCCCGGCGGATGTCTGCGCAGATCTCGTCGGTCGTCACCACGTTCCCTGGCAGAACCACACAGGGAGGTGCTATGTGAGCGGGCACGGACGATCTCCCTCAACGAATCGAAAAAGGGTGGAACATCACCGTACGGCAGGTGGCCGGAAACAATCCTGAGAATCCAAAAACTTGGTCAACTCATCTGTGGCGCTTCAGGGAACGAGCTACGGCTCGCGAGCGAATCGCCCGGCGTGTAGAGC
Protein-coding sequences here:
- a CDS encoding sensor histidine kinase gives rise to the protein MQRLYDFIRRHPTGVDTFWAVILVGFSCLQIVETPAHPRQAAWGIQALVALGMGAVVALRRRVPEKMLLLVIGLGLVQVALNVHPQTADFAMLVIVYTVASAGERWASRLALVGGLFAAPVAQMRWMEMAGGTTGTPERIFFVVIMTVPFVLAWVLGDSMRTRKAYFAQLEERASRLEREREAQAKVAVAAERARIARELHDVVAHNVSVMVVQADGAAYVMDTSPDQARTALETISMTGRQALAEMRRLLGVLRTGEHQEAGEYVPQPDVQQIEDLVETVRGAGLTVDFKIEGTPRPLPSGVELTAYRIVQEALTNTRKHGGPDVGASVRLVYFDDGLGLLVEDDGRGAAHEMYEDGGADGQGHGLIGMRERIGMVGGTLDAGPRPGGGFRISALLPLKPAH
- a CDS encoding response regulator translates to MTIRVMLVDDQVLLRTGFRMVLAAQPDMEVVAEAGDGAEAIEILRATAVDVVLMDVRMPRLDGVEATRRICEAPEPPKVLILTTFDLDEYAFSGLKAGASGFMLKDVPPAELLAAIRSVHSGDAVVAPSTTRRLLDRFAPMLPSGNKEPEHRQLERLTEREREVMLLVAQGLSNGEIAARLVLSEATVKTHVGRILTKLELRDRVQVVVLAYETGLVRAGGGAN
- a CDS encoding SAM-dependent methyltransferase — protein: MGGAGAEASRAGCGAPGSGDEPRGWRAAAEEALYGDGGFYLRPEGPAGHFRTSVHASPLFAGAVARLLTEVAAGLGPGPVDFVDMGAGRGELLTGVLAALPADFPVRAYAVERAARPAGLDERIDWRASMPRGVRGLLFANEWLDNVPVEVAEVDPDGVVRLVRVRPDGTETLGEPVSGADAAWLARWWPLTEPGTRAEIGRPRDAAWAAAVSSLEAGLAVAVDYAHVRGARPPFGTLSGFRDGREVAPVPDGSCDITAHVALDACALPGAELVSQREALGRLGVSGGRPPLSLASSDPAAYVRALARAGEAAELTSRSGLGTFTWLLQPATPGAPPQTPTRSPTHPPVTGVG
- a CDS encoding PhlD, encoding MTTDEICADIRRAHPDLPRLEAMLRVARATTVRTRNFTRPLNAPTVAGNAMVEERNRTAYEDALELATEAGRRALAATGLRPSDIDAIVTSHTTSWTVPSLDVHLVGALGLPPAVRRHPLATLGCAGGAQGLVRAHQDIAAHPGANVLVVTAECLSAATYNHEDTSLESMVYKVLFGDGAAATVVSGRPAWDGPSFVVEDVMEYVLPDSSDRYRGRLSGAGLHFDSTRAATAAFNDCLPELAKWLDGRPLDFAVVHPGGPRILDDTAAGLALDATDLRHAWESLAHNGNLGGSAVLDVLARTAATTPPADGAPGLVIAFGPGFVLAAARGHWAN
- a CDS encoding NADH-quinone oxidoreductase subunit D produces the protein MTETTVGIGGGAESTDMVLNIGPQHPSTHGVLRLKLVLDGERIQQAEPVIGYMHRGAEKLFEARDYRQIVMLANRHDWLSAFSNELGVVMAVERMLGMEVPERAVWTRTLLAELNRVLNHLMFLGSYPLELGGITPVFHAFREREELQAVMEEISGGRMHYMFNRVGGLKEDLPLGWLGRVRHAVASVRSRMDVYDGLVLGNEIFRARTRNVGVLPAEAVHAYGVSGPIARASGVDFDLRRDEPYLAYGELQDTLKVVTRTEGDCLARFECLLEQTHNALDLADACLDRMAGLPPGPINQRLPKVLKAPEGHTYAWTENPLGVNGYYLVSKGEKTPYRLKLRSASYNNIQALAVLLPGTLVADMVAILGSLFFVVGDIDK